The DNA sequence ATAAATTAGATTTACCCCGTTTTTCTTTAATAAAAATTCTATTCCTTTTCTAGATTTTTCAACTACTGAATCCTTTTTTTTCATAAATAATGAAAAGTCAATTTTATCCTTTAATATTTTAATACCTAACTGTTCAGCCTTTCTCATTTTTAAAATAGTTTCTACTGAATTTAACATAGCTTTGGTTGGAATACATCCTAGATTTGTACATGTTCCTCCAAGTAATGATTTTTCAATCAAAGTGACATCAGCTCCCAATTGTGCAGCTCTAATAGCAGCAACATATCCACCTGGACCTGCGCCAATTATCGCAATATTTTTTGAATTGTTTGTCACTTTCTATCCCTCCTTACAAAAGCCCAAAAATTATAATTTTTGGTTTCTATTAGAAATTCATATATAGAAATTTTCTATGATTTAAATTTATAGTATCTATTTTTATAGAAAAAACTCAAGATTATCTCATTGTGATTTTTTTGCGGACTTTAAAGTATTTTTCATCAACATTGCAACAGTCAGTGGTCCCACTCCACCAGGAACTGGAGTTAGATATCCTGCAATTTCTTTAACTTTTAGAAAATCAACATCACCTACTAATGTAGAACCTCTCTTCTCAAAAGCATCCTTTCTCCAATTTAGAAGCTCCTCCGATGCATCCTCCTTTTTTATTCTATTTATTCCAACATCTATAACTATCGCACCAGGTTTAACATATTCATCTGTAACAATAAATGGTTTACCTACTGCTACAATTAAAATGTCAGCTCGTTTCGCAACTTTTGGTAAATCAACAGTTCTTGAGTGACATATAGTAACAGTAGCATGATTATGTAGAAGAAGGAAAGCTACTGGCTTTCCCACAATATTACTTCTGCCAATAATTACTGCTTCTTTACCCTTTATCTCAATTCCTTGTCTTTTTATTATCTCTATAATTCCAGATGGTGTACAGGGATAGAATGTTTCTTCACCAGTTGTGAGTTTTCCAACATTTATTGGATGAAATCCGTCAACATCTTTATCTGGAGAAATAGCAAAAAGTATTTTTTCTGAATTAATATGTTCAGGTAGAGGAAGTTGAACTAATATTCCATGAATATCTTCTCTATTGTTCAATTTATCAACATAATTAAGTAGTTCTTCTTCAGAAATATCCTCAGGCAATTTTATAGTTTCAGAATATATTCCAACACATTCACATGCTCTTGCTTTATTTCTCACATACACCTCAGAAGCTGGATTTTCACCAACTAATATAACACCTAAACCAGGAACTATACCTTTTTCTGATTTTAGTTTTTCAACTCCTGATTTTACCTCTTCCTTTATTTGTGCAGCTAAAGCCCTCCCATCAATAAT is a window from the Actinomycetota bacterium genome containing:
- the folD gene encoding bifunctional methylenetetrahydrofolate dehydrogenase/methenyltetrahydrofolate cyclohydrolase FolD — its product is MTANIIDGRALAAQIKEEVKSGVEKLKSEKGIVPGLGVILVGENPASEVYVRNKARACECVGIYSETIKLPEDISEEELLNYVDKLNNREDIHGILVQLPLPEHINSEKILFAISPDKDVDGFHPINVGKLTTGEETFYPCTPSGIIEIIKRQGIEIKGKEAVIIGRSNIVGKPVAFLLLHNHATVTICHSRTVDLPKVAKRADILIVAVGKPFIVTDEYVKPGAIVIDVGINRIKKEDASEELLNWRKDAFEKRGSTLVGDVDFLKVKEIAGYLTPVPGGVGPLTVAMLMKNTLKSAKKSQ